TGAAATTGCTAAAGACAGCCAGGGTGTCGTCGGGTCCGTAGGTGGTTGGAGCACCTGATCCGCCTTCTTGTCCATCAGAGTCGGCCAAAGCGGAAACAGCGGCCACCTCGGGAAATGCAGCCGGGATATAGTCATCGTCGGTCTGAAATATTGCATCATCGCCGTAAACATCCTTGCCGGAATTGCCAGCCGCTACCACGAAGACTACTCCTTGATTTACCCATGTAATGATGGCATCCCTCTCGGCCTGAGAATATCCAACACTGCCAAGGCTCATATTTGCCACTTCGATATAACCTGCATTCCCGGCAACATAATCAATACCAGCAAGGACCCAGGAAAGAAGGCCGCTTGATTCCGGTAGGTATGGTCTGTCCAAATGCATAAACCATACTGTCCGGTTCTATATACTTAACCGTGGGGTCACTCTTGAGGTCGGCCAGAGCATGCTCAGGAATGGTAGCCGCGTATCCCTTAAGGGCATGCTGGTAAATGTGCTCCAATGCCAGTCCATGCCCGGCCGCCATTTCTTCGGCCATGCCTGAAGGATTCGGGATATTATCCTCTAAGACAACAATGTATCTGCCAGCGGCCTTATCTGAATCCGCCAGGGCATAAGGGGCGGATGAGAGAGTGGATATTGCCATTGAAAGAAAAGATAACAATCCTACCACTAATTTGTAGATAGTCAAATTTCAAGTGTTATAAATCAGGATTCTTCACTTCATGCGAAATGATAAAGAATTACTCCTATCTGTAATTACTGCTATCCATAAGCTTATATTGAGGTGTATAATAAGCTTATGAATATATTTATATCCAAAAGTATGCCAAACAGTACGAGGCAACTGCACATGAGAGATGAATGCAAGGAAAAAGAGCAGCTGGAGAGGCTTGAGTGGCTGCTGAAGCAAAGTATCGAGCCAAAATTCAATGAAAAAGAATCCTGGCAGCAGCCTTATGGGAACCTGAGCGAACTCAATACCTGCCGTCTCCTGCTTGACGCTGTGGGAGAAGACGTCCTGTGGGACAATGTCAGAGACTTTCTGGACCTGCTCGATACCTCGGCGGCAGTATATGAAAAAAATGGAGATTATGCTCTTGGCATATTTGCTTCAGGGTGGTGTCGCCTGCTCGACAATGCCTCCCGGAATCTGTGCGGTACGGACGATAACCGGAAGGCATTGGCAAGCGGCAAGTGGCACTGCCATGAATCGTGCTGGAGGGAAGCCTCCAGGGTCTCCATAGAAACAGGCCAGCCGGTCGATATCGAATGCCGGGGGGGTATCCATCTGTATGCTGTTCCCATACGGGCTGAGGGGGAGATAATCGGCTCCATCAATTTTGGATACGGAGACCCGCCGAAAGATTCTCAAAAGTTACAGGAAATTGCCCAACGGTATAATCTCAGCATGGATGTACTCACCGAAGAGGCCAATAAGTATGAGCATCGTCCTCCTTTTATCATTGAGATTGCCAAGAGACGTTTGCAGGCGGCAGCGCGATTGCTTGGCTCAAGAGTAGAGCGCAAGCGGGCGGAGGAGGCGATCGGTCTTGCCTATGCGGAGCTCGATCAGATATTCAACACTGCTGCCGATGGGATGTGCGTAATCAGCAGGGAAGGTATTATTCTCCGAATCAACAGCACCTTATGCACTATGCTGGGTATCAGTAAGGATGAAGCCATAGGGAAAAGGTGCACGGAGGTATTACGGGATTCTCTGTGTGGAAGTCCATTTTGTCCGTTGGCCCATTTTATCAATGGGGAGCAGCCTTTCGAGTGCGACATGGAGCTGCATGCCAGAGGAGGCAGGAAAATTCCCTGCATTTTAACTGTAACTCTCTTGAAGGCTCCTGACGGTACCATGAGAGGCATTGTTGAGAATTTTAAGGATATCACCGGGCGAAAAGAGGCGGAAGAGACTTTACGGAAATCGGGGGAAAAGTACCGGACCCTGGTTGAAAACAGCCATGATATGATCTTTGTCGTTGATTTTGAGGGAAATTTCCTGTTCACCAATACGGCATGTGAGACAATTCTAGGGTATTCAGGGAAGGAATTAAGCCGGATAAACGGCTTTGCGTTAATGCACCCTGATGACGTGGAAATTACCCGGGAGCGGCTTAAAAAATTAATGAGTGAAGGCAATATCCAGAGTAACGTGG
This portion of the bacterium genome encodes:
- a CDS encoding S8 family serine peptidase, encoding MHLDRPYLPESSGLLSWVLAGIDYVAGNAGYIEVANMSLGSVGYSQAERDAIITWVNQGVVFVVAAGNSGKDVYGDDAIFQTDDDYIPAAFPEVAAVSALADSDGQEGGSGAPTTYGPDDTLAVFSNFSNSVVEGNPVLSPGAAIDFAAPGVNILSTYKNGGYAIGSGTSMASPHGAGSAALYIARYGRASDSQGVAAIRQASIDSAEPQTLWGPLDTQDPDSQQEGLVNAENP
- a CDS encoding protease inhibitor I9 family protein; protein product: MAISTLSSAPYALADSDKAAGRYIVVLEDNIPNPSGMAEEMAAGHGLALEHIYQHALKGYAATIPEHALADLKSDPTVKYIEPDSMVYAFGQTIPTGIKRPSFLGPCWY